One window from the genome of Perca flavescens isolate YP-PL-M2 chromosome 17, PFLA_1.0, whole genome shotgun sequence encodes:
- the LOC114572131 gene encoding uncharacterized protein LOC114572131, which translates to MPSVAFSLPTQQRHTFVSTHFTGRDTGEKFGLGYVEPGCRPVPLDWDKHRSKTDLTPALNPPPQSSPPAAQAELPQSSSSSPAKLFQFAACPPAVKPDVTPSSTPEPQTEPETRSPLSLPLLSSPSGARTGPVKTGGRVFVLDHKRWPTPMKKAIDDLLNKHRGQKDMLKLVDQDYAGLVHNSCKDPNSMLHPTTKLHIAQYLKHLSKLLNTSSSLNTSPEKLQERQELWHSLTKGSTTTSVPVVTMPPAVVNPPPAVQTLATPLTQDSIKKIVKNDV; encoded by the exons ATGCCTTCTGTGGCATTCAGCCTGCCAACCCAACAAAGGCACACATTCGTGAGCACTCATTTCACTGGCAGAGACACTGGAGAGAAGTTTGGCTTAGGATACGTTGAGCCTGGTTGCCGCCCAGTTCCTCTAGACTGGGATAAGCACAGGAGCAAGACAGACTTAACACCTGCCCTGAATCCCCCTCCTCAAAGCAGCCCACCCGCTGCCCAGGCTGAGCTTCCTCAGTCATCTTCCAGCTCACCAGCCAAGCTGTTTCAGTTTGCTGCATGCCCTCCTGCTGTTAAACCAGATGTGACTCCAAGTTCAACTCCTGAGCCTCAGACAGAGCCTG AAACCAGAagtccgctctctctccccttgctTTCCTCACCATCTGGTGCTCGCACTGGACCTGTGAAGACAGGTGGGAGGGTGTTTGTGTTGGACCACAAGCGCTGGCCAACCCCTATGAAAAAGGCTATTGACGACCTGCTTAATAAACACCGTGGCCAGAAGGACATGCTCAAGCTTGTAGACCAGGACTATGCTGGTCTAGTTCACAACTCCTGTAAAGACCCAAACAGCATGCTCCACCCAACAACCAAACTACATATTGCACAGTATTTAAAGCACCTCAGCAAACTGTTAAACACCAGCTCCTCTTTAAACACCAGCCCGGAAAAACTGCAAGAGAGGCAGGAACTCTGGCACTCTCTGACCAAGGGGAGTACGACTACCAGTGTGCCAGTTGTTACCATGCCTCCTGCAGTTGTTAATCCACCACCAGCAGTGCAGACCCTGGCCACACCTCTAACTCAAGACTCTATTAAGAAAATAGTTAAAAACGATGTttag